The DNA region ACCACAATCGAATCTGCCGATTGACGAGAGGTTATGGCTGTGCCGGTTTCGGCTCGCAGCCGCGGGATGTACCGGGGGAGGTTCCGGTTACTGCTAAAATTTGATAAATCGCTGATGACGGAAACGCTTGTGACGCCGGCTCCGGCTTGGCATCCGCCCTTCTCGAAGCATCCGCCGGTGGTGAATCGGCCGGACACCCAGGTTCCAGTGTTGTCGCAGTCTCCTTGGCAGAACCGGCATCCGCTCTTGCGAAGACTGCTCCGGCGGACGGGGCGGGCGCAGCCGTCATTCCACCGTTCCGACCGGCCGCGCCTCGGGGTGGTCCGCGTCGTCGCGATCCTGTTGGCCGTGCTGCTGGCGGGGCTGGGCTCGTGGCGGGCGGCGGCGGTGCCGGGCGATGAGGCGGAACTGCTGGTGCTGGGCTTCTCCGCCGACGGCCGCTACTTCGCCTATGCCCAGTCGGGCCGCGAGCCGGATACGTGGTTTCCTTATGCGTCGGTGCATGCCATCGACGTCACCAGCGACAAGTGGCTGCCCGACAGCCCGATCTCCATCGTGCTGCGCGACCGCGAGAAGACGCCGCGCGATGCCCGCCGCGAGATCGGCGAGAGCGCCGAGAAGCGCTGGGGCAAGCTCGGGCTCGACACGCCGGGCGTGACGCTGCTCGAGCGCCAGCCGGGCGAGCCGATCGACCGCGGCGACGAGGTGATGGTGACGATCCCGGCGATCGGTCCGGCGAAGGTGCGGCTGACGCCCAAGCTGCTGCCGGCCGAGGGCTGCGAGGGCTTTGCCGGCGAGTCGGTGGGGCTGGTGGTCGACCTGCTCAAGCTCGACGGCAGCCGCATCCGCCGCCTGCAGGAGGACAGCCGGATCCCCTCCGGCCGCGGCTGCCCGATCGGCTACGCCATCGCCGAGGTGGTGGTGCTCGACCGCAAGACCAAGCCGCCGGTGCTGGCGGTGGTGTTTGCGGTGTTCAAGGTCGGCCTCACCGGCATCGACCGGCGCTACCTCGCCGCCACCGCCGATCTGGCGGTGAAGTGAGGGCGAGACCGCCGATCCGCGAACCGGATCACTCGAACGGCCCGGCGTGGATCAGGTTCTCCGAGTGGAGCGCGGCCTCGTCGATCATCCCCACCGTCGCCTGGGCGATGCGCGCGAGCGTGGCTTCGAGCGCGCGGTGGTGGGCGCGGGCGCGCTGCTCGGCCGCGGCCACGTCGAGCGCGGCAAAGCGCACGCAATCGCCGGGGCCGAGCCGGCCGGCGGCGCCGATGTCGGCGGAGATCACGGTGGCGATCTTGGGGTAGCCGCCGGTGGTCTGGCGGTCGGCGAGCAGCACGATCGGCTGGCCGGAGCCCGGCACCTGGATGGCGCCGGGCGCGATGCCGTCCGACACGATGTCGAAGCCGCCGGCATGGGTTAGCCGTTCGCCCTCCAGGCGGATGCCCATGCGGTCGGCCTCGTGGGTGACGGTGTAGGCGGCTGACAGGAACGTTTCGATCGCCTCTTGGGTGAACATGTCGGCCTGCGGGCCGAGCACCACGTGCAGCGTGTCCGGCCGCTTCGGCAGGGTGCCGGCGGGCAAAGCGCGCTCCGGCTCGTCCGGCGCGCGCAGGGCGCCGAGCGGCACCCGGTCGCCCGCCCGCAGCGCCCGGCCCTCCAGCCCGCCGAACGGCCCGCGCAGGAAGGTCGAGCGGCTGCCGAGCACTGCGGGCACGTCGATGCCGCCACGCACCGCCAGATAGGCGGTCGAGCTTCCGCGCAAGGCCGCAACCTCGATGACGTCGCCCGCCACAACCCGCACGCTGCGGCCGGGCGGCACGGTGCGCGGGGCGGGGCCGCCGATCGTGAGCGGCGTGTCGCCGCCGACCAGCGCGACGATGGCGCTCTCGGCCTCCACTTCGAGTGCCGGCCCAGCCAGCCGGATCTCGAGGGCCGCGGCACCCGGCGGGTTGCCGGCCAGGGCATTGGCGAGTGTGTAGGATTCGGGGTCGAGTGCGCCCGAAGCCGGCACGCCGAACCGCTGCAGGCCGAAGCGGCCGCGGTCCTGCACCGTGGTGGCAAGGCCCGGACGGTGGACGAGGAGGGCGCTCACGGCAGCGGCTCCGGGTCGAGCCGGAAGCGCTCCGCCGCCACCGCCGCCGCGATGTCCTGCCACTCCGCTTGCGGGATGGGGCGGAAGCGCACCCTGTCGCCGGGCGCCAGCAGGGCCGGCGGATCGGCGGCGAGGTCGAACAGCTTGACGGGCGTGTTGCCGATCAGGTGCCAGCCGCCGGGGCTCTCGACCGGATAGATCGCGGTCATGGCCATGGCGATGCCCACCGAGCCGGCCGGCAGGCGGGTGCGGGGCGTCGTGCGGCGCGGCAGCCGCAATGCGGTGTCGACATCGCCGAGATAGGGGTAGCCGGGCAGGAAGCCGAGCATATAGACATGGTAGGTGGTGCCGGCGTGGCGGTGCACCACCTCGTCCGGGCCGAGCCCGGTCGCTTCCGCGATCGCCGCGAGGTCCGGCGCCAGATCCGGTGCGTAGCAGACCGGGATGGTCCACAGCCGGCCGGGCGCGGCCGCCGCAGCGCTATCGGTGGCGAGCGGCGCGATGGCGGCGATCAACTCGGCCTGACTGGTGAGCAGCGGATCGTAGAGCACCATCAACGAGCGGAAGGTGGGCAACAGCTCGCGCACGCCGGGAATGGCGCAGGCGGCGATGCGGTCGGCGAGGCGGGTGACCCGCGCGCTCACCGCGGCGTCGATGGTGTCGCCGAATTCGACGACCAGGGCGCTGTCGCCGGACGGCAGGAAGCGCATGACTGCTCCAATGGGTGCGGCTTCGCGGGTTCCATGTTGGTTGTAAACCTTAACAAATTAATCATAGGCAGAGTTTGCGAATGAAAACGATGTATTTGAATCAATTTTACGGATTATTTTGGTTCCAGCCGGACGGGGTGCTTGCCGGAAGGAAGGTGCTTGGTGGCCGAACGCATAAACCTTAACGCCGACATCGGCGAGGGCTTTGGACTTTACGCTATCGGCAATGACGAGGCGATCATGGAGATCGTCAAAAGCGTCAATGTCGCCTGCGGCATGCATGCCGGCGACCCGACAGTGATGCACGAGGCCGTGCTGAAAGCCAAGGAACGCGGCGTCTCGGTCGGCGCCCATCCCGGCTTCAACGATCTGTGGGGGTTCGGGCGGCGCCGCATCGACATGTCGACCACCGATCTCGAATACCTCGTCGCCTACCAGATCGGGGCGCTGGCCGGCATCGCCGCCTATGGCGGGCTCAAAGTGACGCATGTCAAGCCGCACGGCGCGCTCCACAACATGGCCGCGGTGAATGACGATTATGCGCTGGCCATCGGCCGGGGCATCAAGGCGGTGGACCGTGACCTCGTCTATCTGGCACTGGCCGGCTCGGCGATGGAGCGGGCGGCGGTGGAGCTCGGCCTGCCGCTGGCGCGCGAGGCGTTCATCGACCGCGCCTATGGCGATGACGGCAACCTGCTGTCGCGCAAGGTGGCCGGCGCGGTCATCACCGATCCCAGGGTCGCTGCCGAGCGGTGCGTGCAGATGGTTGCAACGGGGGAGATCGTGTCGGCGAGCGGCCGGCGTCTGCCGACGAAGTTCGATTCGCTCGGGGTGCATGGCGACGAGCCGACCGCGCTGGCGGTGGCTCGCGCCTGCCGCGATGCGCTGGATGCGGCCGGCATCGCGGTCGTCACCCTACCCGAGATGCTGCGGTGAAGGGGACAGCCATGCCGCAGGCGATTGGTCTTCCGCCGCCGGTGCGCGTTGAGGATTCAGGGTCATGATCAAACCGATCGTCATCATTCCGCTCAGGTCGGCTGCCGGCACGCTGGGGCGGCTCGCGGACGCGTTCGATCCGCGCCAGCGCCGCGGCCTGCAGCGGGCGATGGCGCAGGACGTGGTGGCCGCCGTGCGCACGCTGCGGCCGGTGCCCGACGTGGCGCTGGTGGCCGAAGACCCGCTGTCGGCGCGGCGGCTCGCCGGCCGCCGCGGCTTGGTGGTGGAGGCCGCGCCCGGCGCCGGACTCAATCTTCACCTCGCCTGCGCCGTCGCCATCCTCGGCGCCCACCGGCCGGATACCGCGGCGCTGGTGCTGGCGGCCGACATTCCGATGGTGCAGCCGCGCGAGATCGTCCGCCTGCTGCGGGCCACCGCCGAGCATGATCTGGTGGTGGTGCCGGACCGCCACGGCCGCGGCACGAACGCGTTGGCGTTCCGGCTGGCGCGGCCGCCGGCCTTCGCCTTCGGTCCCGACAGCTGCCTTGCGCATATCGACAATGCCAACCGGGCCGGTCTGACAGTGCGGGTGCTGGAGCTCGGCTCGTTCGCGCTCGATGTCGATGGCCCGGAAGACCTCGATCTGCTGCGGGGAAGTCCCGGCGCGCCGCGCACCCACGCCTTTCTCACCGGCGCCGGGCCGGACGACGAGGACGCCAATCAGGCGGCCGAGTAGCGGGCAGGCTCTTGAATTGTCGTATTCTTTTTCGCAAACCGGTTCCCATTCCTGCGGAGAATGCTCTATCCGCCGAAGCGGTCGCGCCAAGCCGGCAGCGCGCCGGGCAAAGGGAGGGCGCTCGCGGCATGCACCGCCCTGGCGCAGGCCCGCGCCAGCGTGATCGCCGCCGCAGCACCCAGCCGCGCCAAATCATAGATCGGGTCGGCCATCGGCCGGCGGCCGGTGGCGGCGGCGAACACCGTGTCGCCGTCGAGCGGGGTGTGGACGGGGTGGAGCGCGCGCGCCAGCCCGTCCTGTGCCATTACCGCAAGCTGACGCGCCTCGGGCTTGGTCAGCACGGCGTCGGTGGCGACCACGGCGATGGTGGTGTTGGCGCCGGGATCGGCACCCTTCATCTTCAGCTTGGCGGCATCGGCGGGCCATGTGGACGGCAGGCCGCGGCCGCCGAACTCGCGGTCCTGCTCGAATGCCGCCGCCCAGAAATGGCCGCCCAGGCCGATGGTGGCGCTGCCCACCGCATTGACCGCGACCAGCGCGCCGACGATGTGGCCGCTGTCGGCAATCGTGCTGGCCGAGCCGAGCCCGCCCTTGAGATCGGCGGTGGTGGCGCCGTAGCCGGCGCCGGCGGTGCCGAGCGCGAAGTCCGGGCCGGCGGCGGCAGCCGCGGCGTAGCCCAGTTCGCGATAGGGCGGAAAGCGGCCCCACGCCTTGTTGCCGCCATTGAGGAGATCGAACAGCACGGCGGCGGTGACGATCGGCACCCGCACATCGCCGATGGCGAAGCCGCGGCCGCGCTCGGCCAGCAGCGCCTGGACGCCGGCGGCGGCATCGAGCCCGAACGCCGAGCCGCCCGACAGCACGATGGCATCAATGGCGCCGACCGTCTTCTCGGGCGACAGCAGGTCGGTCTCGCGGGTTCCCGGCGCGCCGCCGCGCACGTCGACCGAGGCGGTGGCCGGCGTGTCGAACAGGATGGCAGTGACGCCGGAGGCGACGACGGGGTCTTCGGCCTGCCCGACCGCGAGGCCGGGAACGTCGGTGATCAGATTGCGCATAGGGGAAGTGGAGCCTGTCGCAGCGGTGCCGTCAATTGCGCGCCGGGGTGAGGCGCAGGATTGCGCCGTCATTCTCGTCGGTCAGCAGCAGGATGGCGCCATCGGGGGCGACGCGCACGTCGCGGACGCGGAAGCCGATGGGGATGCGCTCTTCGCCGGCGACCTTGTCGCCGTCGAGCGTGAGGCGCATCAGGCTCTGGCCCGCCAGCGCGCCGACCAGGAGATTGCCGTTCCAGGCGGGAAAGGCGTCGCCGGCATAGAACGCCATGCCCGAGGGCGCGATCGACGGCGTCCAATGATGGATGGCGTCGGCGAATTGCGGGTGGCTCGGCGGCAGCGGGATCGGCCTGCCGTCATAATGGGTGCCCCAGCTCACCTTCGGCCAGCCATAGTTCTTGCCGGCCTCGACGATGTTGATCTCGTCGCCGCCGCGCGGCCCCATCTCGGCGACCCACAGCCTGCCGGTTTGCGGATGCAGCGCCGCGCCCTGGATGTTGCGGTGGCCGAGCGAGAAGATCTCGGGCCGCATCTCCTTGCGGCCGGCGAACGGGTTGTCGCTCGGCACCGTGCCGTCCGGGCCGAGGCGCACGATCTTGCCGAGGTCGCTGCGCGGATCCTGTGCCGGCTGGAACTTGAAGCGCTCGCCGAGCGTGAGGAACAGCGTGCCGTCCGGCCGGAAGACGATGCGCGCGCCGAAATGGTTCGGCCCCGGCACCTTCGGCTCCTGGCGGAAGATCACCTTGAGGTCGGTGAGCGCATCATTGCTCTCGGCCAGCCGGGCGCGAGCGAGCGCGGTTCCGGCGCCATCGCGGCCGGCTTCGGCGAAGGCCAGATAGACCAGCCGGCTGGTGGCGAAATCGGGTGCCAGCGCGATGTCGAGCAGGCCGCCCTGGCCCTCGGCGAACACATTCGGCACGCCGCTCAGCGGCGGCGACAGCCGGCCGTCCGGCGACACCAGCCGCAGCCGGCCCGGGCGCTCGGTGACGAGGAGATTGCCGTCCGGCAATTGGGCGAGGCCCCAGGGATGCTCCAGGCCGGAGGCGACGGTTTCGACCTGGAGGACGCTGTCGGCGGTGCGCAGCGTGTGCACCTGCGCCCAAGCGGGCACGGTCGCCGCGGCGCCCACCTGCAGGGCGGCGAACAGGAGGCGGGTGACGTAAGGGATGGCGCGCATCATCCCCTCTCCAGTTTGCAGTCTCAGATTGCGGCGGCCGCAGGGTCAATGACTGCGGCCGGTCGCGGTTCCATGCCGGCGGATGTCATAAAGGCGGATGTCATGAAGGTGGATGTCCGGGCGGCGGTGCGTCGCTGGATCGGCCGCCGGGTGGGCGGCCGGCGCATCGGGGCGATGCACCGGCCGCAGCGCCGTGTGGACCACGGACGGACGCGCCCGACCGGACGATCGGCGAGGGCGAGCTTCGCGCTCGCCTTCTGTCCGGCGGTGACGGTGAAGCCTACCGCCCTTGGCCTTAAGCCGAGGTGAGAGTGACTGTGAAAAATAGTGCGTATAAACGCATATGATGCCAGTCGGTCATGACCGCCATCGCGTTCAATTTTCTTCAAATTTTCGAATCTCGGCATCGTCGATTCCGGCTGCTCGGCGGCAAGTCCGGCGAGAATGGCATATGGCTTGCTTCTGGCGTCGTCCACTTTGCCGGCACGACAGCCCCGCGCGATCTCACCTCGATTCTGATGGCGGCTGGTGTAAGAAACGCCCGCGCCTGCGCGCGTTTCCCCATCAGAAGGGCGAGCCATGACCGACGTCACCTTTCCGGCTGCGTTCGTCGCCGGACTGATCAGCTTTCTGTCGCCCTGCGTGCTGCCCTTGGTGCCGCCCTATCTGGTCTATCTCGCCGGCACCACGCTCGATCGGCTGCAGACCGAGGCCGAGCCCGCGGTGGCGCGGCGGGCGCTGGCGGCGGCGGCGCTGTTCGTGCTCGGCTTCTCCAGCGTGTTCGTGGCGCTGGGTGCCGGCGCCTCGGTGATCGGCCAGATGCTGCGCACCTATTCGACCGAACTGTCCACCATTGCCGGCATCGCCATCATCATCATGGGCCTGCATTTCCTCGGCCTGTTCCGCATCCCGCTGCTGATGCGCGAGGTGCGAACCGAGGTGCGCCGGCCCGTCTCGCTCGCCGGTGCCTATGGCATGGGGCTGGCCTTCGCCTTCGGCTGGACGCCGTGCATCGGCCCGGTGCTGGCCACCATCCTGGCGGTGGCGGCAGCGGATTCGACGCTGGGCAAGGGGGCGGGGCTGCTCGCGGTCTATTCGGCCGGGCTTGGCATGCCGTTCCTGGCCGCGGCGCTGTTCGTGGGGCCGTTCCTGCGCGTCGCCGGCCGGCTGAAGCGCCACCTCGGCCTGATCGAGAAGACGATGGGCGCGCTGCTGGTCGTCACCGGCTTTGCCTTCCTGTTCGGCTGGGTGGCGGACGCCGCCTATCTCATCCTCGAGGCGTTCCCGGCGCTGGGCAAGCTCGGCTGAGGCTCGGGGGATGTGAAAACGCCCGCCCCGGAGGGGGCGGGCGTCGTGAGCATGAGATGGTTTCCGGTTGATCCCTTCGGGATGCGGGAAACGGAGCGTGTCGGCTCACATCTCGTTGTAGCTGCCGTCCTTGTTCCAGATGTAGAACACGTAGTCGATGACGGTGATGTCGCCCTTGGCGTCGAAGCCGAGCTTGCCCAGCACCGTGTCCCACTGGCCGGCGCGGATGGTGTCGGCGACGGTCTTGGGGTCGGTGGTACCGGCCTTCTCGACCGCCTGCGCCCAGATCTGGATCGCGGCGTAGGTGTAGAGGGTGTAGCCCTCCGGATCGATGCCCTTGGCCTTGAACTTCTCAAGCACCTCGGCGGCGGCGGGCTTCTTGCGGGCGTCGGGGCCGAAGGTCATCAGCGAGCCGGTGCCGGCCGGGCCGGTGATCTGCCAGAACTCCTTGGTGACCATGGCGTCGCCGGAGATGAGCTGAGTCTTCATGCCCTGCTCGCGCAACTGGCGCAGGATCAGGCCGGACTCGGTATGATAGCCGCCGATATAGACGACATCGATGCGCGCGGCCTTCATCTTAGATACCAGGGCCGAGAAGTCCTTCTCACCCTTGGTGTAAGCTTCGTACATCGTCTCCTTGACGCCGGCCTTGTTGAGCGCGGCCTTGGTGGCGTCGGCAAGTCCCTTGCCGTAGGTCGACTTGTCGTGGAGGATGGCGACCTTCTTGCCCTTGAAATTCTTCGCGATGTAGTCGGCGGCGACGGAGCCCTGCTGGTCGTCGCGGCCGCAGACGCGGAAGGTGTTC from Blastochloris tepida includes:
- a CDS encoding DUF2259 domain-containing protein, with the translated sequence MVRVVAILLAVLLAGLGSWRAAAVPGDEAELLVLGFSADGRYFAYAQSGREPDTWFPYASVHAIDVTSDKWLPDSPISIVLRDREKTPRDARREIGESAEKRWGKLGLDTPGVTLLERQPGEPIDRGDEVMVTIPAIGPAKVRLTPKLLPAEGCEGFAGESVGLVVDLLKLDGSRIRRLQEDSRIPSGRGCPIGYAIAEVVVLDRKTKPPVLAVVFAVFKVGLTGIDRRYLAATADLAVK
- a CDS encoding biotin-dependent carboxyltransferase family protein; the encoded protein is MSALLVHRPGLATTVQDRGRFGLQRFGVPASGALDPESYTLANALAGNPPGAAALEIRLAGPALEVEAESAIVALVGGDTPLTIGGPAPRTVPPGRSVRVVAGDVIEVAALRGSSTAYLAVRGGIDVPAVLGSRSTFLRGPFGGLEGRALRAGDRVPLGALRAPDEPERALPAGTLPKRPDTLHVVLGPQADMFTQEAIETFLSAAYTVTHEADRMGIRLEGERLTHAGGFDIVSDGIAPGAIQVPGSGQPIVLLADRQTTGGYPKIATVISADIGAAGRLGPGDCVRFAALDVAAAEQRARAHHRALEATLARIAQATVGMIDEAALHSENLIHAGPFE
- the pxpB gene encoding 5-oxoprolinase subunit PxpB, yielding MRFLPSGDSALVVEFGDTIDAAVSARVTRLADRIAACAIPGVRELLPTFRSLMVLYDPLLTSQAELIAAIAPLATDSAAAAAPGRLWTIPVCYAPDLAPDLAAIAEATGLGPDEVVHRHAGTTYHVYMLGFLPGYPYLGDVDTALRLPRRTTPRTRLPAGSVGIAMAMTAIYPVESPGGWHLIGNTPVKLFDLAADPPALLAPGDRVRFRPIPQAEWQDIAAAVAAERFRLDPEPLP
- a CDS encoding LamB/YcsF family protein, encoding MAERINLNADIGEGFGLYAIGNDEAIMEIVKSVNVACGMHAGDPTVMHEAVLKAKERGVSVGAHPGFNDLWGFGRRRIDMSTTDLEYLVAYQIGALAGIAAYGGLKVTHVKPHGALHNMAAVNDDYALAIGRGIKAVDRDLVYLALAGSAMERAAVELGLPLAREAFIDRAYGDDGNLLSRKVAGAVITDPRVAAERCVQMVATGEIVSASGRRLPTKFDSLGVHGDEPTALAVARACRDALDAAGIAVVTLPEMLR
- the cofC gene encoding 2-phospho-L-lactate guanylyltransferase, with protein sequence MIKPIVIIPLRSAAGTLGRLADAFDPRQRRGLQRAMAQDVVAAVRTLRPVPDVALVAEDPLSARRLAGRRGLVVEAAPGAGLNLHLACAVAILGAHRPDTAALVLAADIPMVQPREIVRLLRATAEHDLVVVPDRHGRGTNALAFRLARPPAFAFGPDSCLAHIDNANRAGLTVRVLELGSFALDVDGPEDLDLLRGSPGAPRTHAFLTGAGPDDEDANQAAE
- a CDS encoding P1 family peptidase; amino-acid sequence: MRNLITDVPGLAVGQAEDPVVASGVTAILFDTPATASVDVRGGAPGTRETDLLSPEKTVGAIDAIVLSGGSAFGLDAAAGVQALLAERGRGFAIGDVRVPIVTAAVLFDLLNGGNKAWGRFPPYRELGYAAAAAAGPDFALGTAGAGYGATTADLKGGLGSASTIADSGHIVGALVAVNAVGSATIGLGGHFWAAAFEQDREFGGRGLPSTWPADAAKLKMKGADPGANTTIAVVATDAVLTKPEARQLAVMAQDGLARALHPVHTPLDGDTVFAAATGRRPMADPIYDLARLGAAAAITLARACARAVHAASALPLPGALPAWRDRFGG
- a CDS encoding PQQ-dependent sugar dehydrogenase, with product MMRAIPYVTRLLFAALQVGAAATVPAWAQVHTLRTADSVLQVETVASGLEHPWGLAQLPDGNLLVTERPGRLRLVSPDGRLSPPLSGVPNVFAEGQGGLLDIALAPDFATSRLVYLAFAEAGRDGAGTALARARLAESNDALTDLKVIFRQEPKVPGPNHFGARIVFRPDGTLFLTLGERFKFQPAQDPRSDLGKIVRLGPDGTVPSDNPFAGRKEMRPEIFSLGHRNIQGAALHPQTGRLWVAEMGPRGGDEINIVEAGKNYGWPKVSWGTHYDGRPIPLPPSHPQFADAIHHWTPSIAPSGMAFYAGDAFPAWNGNLLVGALAGQSLMRLTLDGDKVAGEERIPIGFRVRDVRVAPDGAILLLTDENDGAILRLTPARN
- a CDS encoding cytochrome c biogenesis CcdA family protein, translating into MTDVTFPAAFVAGLISFLSPCVLPLVPPYLVYLAGTTLDRLQTEAEPAVARRALAAAALFVLGFSSVFVALGAGASVIGQMLRTYSTELSTIAGIAIIIMGLHFLGLFRIPLLMREVRTEVRRPVSLAGAYGMGLAFAFGWTPCIGPVLATILAVAAADSTLGKGAGLLAVYSAGLGMPFLAAALFVGPFLRVAGRLKRHLGLIEKTMGALLVVTGFAFLFGWVADAAYLILEAFPALGKLG
- a CDS encoding branched-chain amino acid ABC transporter substrate-binding protein; its protein translation is MKKLTLAGLALSASLAFGGAAAAQEDIAIAVAGPMTGGEATFGLQMRNGAELAVADLNAAGGVLGKQIRLLVGDDACDPKQARAVAEKLAGEGVVLVAGHFCSSSSIPASDAYAENGVLQITPASTNPQFTERGMWNTFRVCGRDDQQGSVAADYIAKNFKGKKVAILHDKSTYGKGLADATKAALNKAGVKETMYEAYTKGEKDFSALVSKMKAARIDVVYIGGYHTESGLILRQLREQGMKTQLISGDAMVTKEFWQITGPAGTGSLMTFGPDARKKPAAAEVLEKFKAKGIDPEGYTLYTYAAIQIWAQAVEKAGTTDPKTVADTIRAGQWDTVLGKLGFDAKGDITVIDYVFYIWNKDGSYNEM